GCAAAGGCCATTGACACGATACTTATCTGGTTGGGAAGTGTGCAAATTAATCAATTGTCTATCAGAATAGCGTGCTTTGAATGCTGCTTACCGTCTCCCGGTCCATCATGAGTAATTTCATGCCTGGTCCGGCATCCGAGATCATTTTATCAATGTACATCTGTAtcgcacgaattacgttcatcTTTTCAACACGATTTTTCTCTCTTTGGCGCCTTGCAATAGGAAGAAGCGGTACGTAAGCGTAGATCTTGAAATTATCCACGTACGCGAACGATAAGTTAATTGTTTCGCTTCCAGCTGGTACTTTTGTTACACCATTGCTATTATTGACTTTTTCACGTTTAATTTCCCTGCTTCCTTTATCAGTCCTAATTTTGCTGGTGATACAGCTCTGTTTTGACGTTGACTGATCGGCCCTTACCAGACCGATGTAACGTTTCTGAAGGGTTTTCACTTGAATCTACATATCGAAACCGGCACACCTCGATTATAATTATATGAAATAAGCTCTAATTACATAACAACAACGTGATAAAATTTTATGCGTTAGGCGTTTTAGGCGTTAATGAAAACCCTGTTTCTGTTGTTTATAATCAGTTGTATCTGATGTGGCCTATTTATTTACCCCTCACTGTAAATTGCTGTTTACGTCAGTAACAAACCGTTCCCGAAGGCTATTCTGTCATGTCAGTTTGCCGCAACTTACCGAAACAATTTTGTAAACACCAGGTACCAAACAGAAACGTGCTCGtggaaaacattaataaaaagATTCCTTTATTTGCAGTGCAGTTCTAACATTTCGATGAGCATAGAATCGTGAAAACGGCCGCACAATGAGGAATCTTTATCGTGTATCGCATCAAAGCTACGATCTATCGGAAAATAAGCTACTTGCTGTCCGCCCCGGTTTTACCGTCGATCAGAATGCGGAACTCAAATTTTACTTCGCCCAGGACagtggtgtgttttgttgtccCCTGCTTATGGACACGGAACGTCCCTTCTGTGAACCATTGCTTTCACAAAGTGATGGACACGAGGACATTATAGCGATCGAACATCTCGCTCTGACCGATGAGCTTTGCTGTGCATCATCCCGCGGCAATGTCTGGTCGTACAAGTTATCGAGTGGACAGGTGGAGGAAGTAACCCACTGCAAGCATGGCATTAAAGCGATGCAATGGAGCCCGGATCAAGAGTTGGTGGTGTTTGTGGACGGTGAGCTAAACGTTGTCACCATGATCGGTAGTGAGTACGAACCGATCAATGAAGTACAGCTAAAGGAAGACACGTTCGGTGATCGACAGTTCATGAGCGTGGGTTGGGGCAAGAAGGAAACTCAATTCCATGGTTCGGAGGGGAaagctgctgctactgctaaAAAATCCATACCCAAAAATGATGCGAACACTGGTCAGGAGAACGAACAGTGTGATGATTCGGTGAATATAAGCTGGCGAGCGGATGGAGAATACTTTGCGGTCGGTTATTTAGCACCGTTCGGTCAGCGAGCATTCAAGGTGTTCAATAAGGAAGGAGCCTTACAATTCACGTCGGAAAAGTGCTATGGATTGCAGGGCTCGCTCGCCTGGCGTCCCTCGGGCCAATGGATTGCAATCCCGCAAGACCTAAAGACGGGGTATGTTATTGCACTGTTCGAAAAGAATGGTTTGCGCCATCGGGAAATTCCACTCACATTGGATCCTCGACCCGGAGAGAAAGTACGTTCCCTTCACTGGAGTCCAGATTCGGACGTGTTAGCTGTGCACTGGGAAGATACGGAAAAAGGAACCAACAACGTGTTCCTGTACGTGATCGGGAACTATCATTGGTATCTAAAGCAAGACATGTCATACACGGCAGGTGCTTTCATTTCCAGCATTCAGTGGGATCCGCGACATTCTGCCGGCAAAACATTGCACTTGTTATCATCCGACCGGTACGAGAGTATTCGTTTCGATTTTCGCGTTGATCGTTCCGTGGGTCTTACGGAGGACGATCAAGCCATGGTAGCGGTTATCGATGGAAAACGATTGCTGCTTACTTCGTTTCGAAATGCCGTCATACCGCCACCGATGTGTGGCTACACACTGGAACAAGAACATTCTATTAATGCGGTCGGTTTTATTCGTACATCAGGACGGTCAGAAGCGACGGGACAGGACGTAAGTCCAAACGCATTCTTTACCATCGATGCACTAGGCGAAATTACTTTGTACGACACGAAGTATACGAAGGATACGGGACGGACCATTTTGTCTGGAGTTACCGTTTTGCTAAAGATTGCAGCCAGTAGAATGAGGGTTTCCGATGAAGGCAAACCTAGAACACTACATAATCTTTGGTTAAACCCGAATTATCTAGTTATGGATCACAGTGAAATGCGCTGCTGTGTTTACAGTATGTTACCGGCTACAGACGGGCCAACCTTAAAGAAAATATGGCCGAAGGAGATAGACAACGATGACGCAATTGGTTGCATAGAAGCATACGGGAAGGATAATATACTCGTAGAGTTGCTCTCTGGTCGCGTACTACAATTGGACGTATTAACTAACACAGAAGATGCCGCGTTggatgcaaaaacaaacaaccataGCGTTCTGCCCGTATTCTGCGAACAGCTGTACGTTGACCGCAACCATCCCGAGCGAACAGTTTATGCACTAGCACAAAACAGACGGCATCTGTACCGCAATGGTACCTTGCTGGCTTCCGATATAACGTCCGTTCTGCTTACGGAAAGTTATGTACTTTGCACGACAATTGCCGAGCTAAAATTCATAGCTCTTGGTAGTTCCGATGTTGCAGCGAACGATCGTGATCCGATCATCGGTGAGCGACGAGTTGAACGTGGCTCCAAGCTGGTAACGGTTGTGCCGAAAGCTTCACGAACCGTGTTTCAATTGCCACGCGGTAACTTGGAAGTGATCAATCCCCGAGTACTATCCCTATGCCTAATTGCGAAACATCTGGATGCGCTCGAGTACTACGAAGCGTTCGATATTATGCGAAAAGAGCGCATCGATTTGAATCTGCTCGTTGATCACGATCCTTCAGGCTTTTTGGAGCATCTCACGAGCCACTTTCTGGTCCAGATAACAAATGTTAACTGGTTGAATCTGTTCATATCGGATCTAGCCAATCAGGACGCATGTCAAAAGTACGAAAGTAACTATCGCTCTAGGAACGGTTCGGGTCCGACCCTGCCGGTCGGTTACTCAACGCAGGAAAAGGTGCGTTTTTGCTGTGAACGCCTACTAGCGGCCATGGATGTGGATCCGACGGTGTTAACGCTTCCGAAAATTACCTGCCACGTGAAACAGGGGCAGCTGGAAAAAGCCCTTGCACTTATCTGGACACTGAAGCAACGCCAACCCACGTCCGAACCGGCCGAAGAAGCGTTACGCTATCTGCTTTACTTGGTCGAGGTAAACGTGCTGTACGATGAGGCGCTTGGAATGTACGATTTTGGGCTCGTCCTGTTTGTGGCCACCAAGTCACAGAAGGATCCGAAAGAGTATCTTCCCTTCCTGAACGAGCTGAAGCGTATGGATGAGAATTATCGCAAGTATCGCATCGATTGCCACCTGAAGCGTTACGATCGTGCGCTGGAACATATCGCTCGTTACGAGACGGAAGAGGAACGGTTCCAGGAGGCGTTGGAATTGACGGCTACCCATCAGCTA
The Anopheles moucheti chromosome 2, idAnoMoucSN_F20_07, whole genome shotgun sequence genome window above contains:
- the LOC128310044 gene encoding elongator complex protein 1; translation: MRNLYRVSHQSYDLSENKLLAVRPGFTVDQNAELKFYFAQDSGVFCCPLLMDTERPFCEPLLSQSDGHEDIIAIEHLALTDELCCASSRGNVWSYKLSSGQVEEVTHCKHGIKAMQWSPDQELVVFVDGELNVVTMIGSEYEPINEVQLKEDTFGDRQFMSVGWGKKETQFHGSEGKAAATAKKSIPKNDANTGQENEQCDDSVNISWRADGEYFAVGYLAPFGQRAFKVFNKEGALQFTSEKCYGLQGSLAWRPSGQWIAIPQDLKTGYVIALFEKNGLRHREIPLTLDPRPGEKVRSLHWSPDSDVLAVHWEDTEKGTNNVFLYVIGNYHWYLKQDMSYTAGAFISSIQWDPRHSAGKTLHLLSSDRYESIRFDFRVDRSVGLTEDDQAMVAVIDGKRLLLTSFRNAVIPPPMCGYTLEQEHSINAVGFIRTSGRSEATGQDVSPNAFFTIDALGEITLYDTKYTKDTGRTILSGVTVLLKIAASRMRVSDEGKPRTLHNLWLNPNYLVMDHSEMRCCVYSMLPATDGPTLKKIWPKEIDNDDAIGCIEAYGKDNILVELLSGRVLQLDVLTNTEDAALDAKTNNHSVLPVFCEQLYVDRNHPERTVYALAQNRRHLYRNGTLLASDITSVLLTESYVLCTTIAELKFIALGSSDVAANDRDPIIGERRVERGSKLVTVVPKASRTVFQLPRGNLEVINPRVLSLCLIAKHLDALEYYEAFDIMRKERIDLNLLVDHDPSGFLEHLTSHFLVQITNVNWLNLFISDLANQDACQKYESNYRSRNGSGPTLPVGYSTQEKVRFCCERLLAAMDVDPTVLTLPKITCHVKQGQLEKALALIWTLKQRQPTSEPAEEALRYLLYLVEVNVLYDEALGMYDFGLVLFVATKSQKDPKEYLPFLNELKRMDENYRKYRIDCHLKRYDRALEHIARYETEEERFQEALELTATHQLYSVALRCYKTSTNKDYYRRVCALYGDYLRKGSKHADASLMYERAGDLQQAISSARHALDWCRVVRLSTTGSMPADAVLRSLVPALLEAGEYDAAATIAYDHLKDTRLAIDCLVKDHRYERALLLANEPDLQAKVRSCLGEYLTTLDETLSAENEQFLRQKERLVTVREERYRKLTSAADGEDHGDADADCGDCDLFSDSSTIASSRHTGTSGRSGKSHRSSKNRRKHERKLLNLKEGNPFEDIALIDALHTLVVRVCGVERQRHVRSICQVALELSYDNEAQKIQHDYGALFQLIRYSLDTVWVPEMIVPGMPPSSGADTAMAGAPVHLSPILTPSDLVRAQDAQRYALIKPHQRYKPEVQSIAWQWDILK